One part of the Sarcophilus harrisii chromosome 5, mSarHar1.11, whole genome shotgun sequence genome encodes these proteins:
- the NOP2 gene encoding probable 28S rRNA (cytosine(4447)-C(5))-methyltransferase has translation MGRKLDPTKKERRGPGRKARKQKGAETELAKFLPPVDDESGKRLSSRARKRAAKRRSESAGAPETKKLSPSPKPLTKDAVQPSGKKGLKASGLKTGSQALFVPAKGKKRPAPPHSDEEEDSEDSDSGNEGGSWPSMDSEDDDMVDDYGVASEEESDEDDELLPIEKAAQKQRAQEAETLSQWSSEDTDEEEEEVEHSPQPKFKNDDEENEDLQINLDKDEKFVLPSGKEIEEESAQAPDLQSVHQRIQDIVGVLRDFGAQREEGRSRTEYLSRLRKDLATYYSYGDFLIGKIMDIFPLSELVEFLEANEVPRPITLRTNTLKTRRRDLAQALINRGVNLDPLGKWSKTGLVVYDSSVPIGATPEYLAGHYILQGASSMLPVIALAPQEHERILDMCCAPGGKTSYIAQLMKNTGVILANDANADRLKSVVGNLHRLGVTNTIISHDDGRHFPKVVGGFDRVLLDAPCSGTGIISKDPSVKTNKDDKDIKRCAHIQKELLLSAIDSVNAASKTGGYIVYCTCSITVEENECVVEYALKKRNVRLVPTGLDFGQEGFTHFRERRFHPTLRSTRRFYPHTHNMDGFFIAKFKKFSNAIPQSKTSDAVANPTDSTDSRLTNGLSATKAQGVPQPKVSPKLHKTKKVGKAKVQQLGAAGIKAQQQPTKKKTLFQNGKSVHKGPRTPTARTPSSSHRPPRKKQKAQS, from the exons ATGGGGCGCAAGCTGGACCCCACCAAGAAGGAGAGGCGCGGCCCCGGCCGAAAAGCCCGGAAACAGAAGGGTGCGGAGACCGAGCTCGCCAAATTCCTGCCGCCAG TTGACGACGAAAGTGGGAAGAGGCTCTCCAGCCGCGCCAGGAAGAG GGCAGCCAAGAGGAGATCAGAGTCTGCAGGCGCGCCTGAAACCAAGAAGCTATCTCCTAGTCCAAAGCCTCTAACCAAAG ATGCTGTCCAGCCCTCTGGGAAGAAGGGACTGAAGGCTTCTGGACTCAAAACGGGAAGTCAAGCATTATTTGTACCTGCCAAGGGCAAAAAACGCCCTGCCCCACCTCATAGTGATGAAGAGGAGGATTCTGAGGACAGTGATTCAGGGAATGAAGGAGGTAGCTGGCCTTCTATGGATAGTGAAGATGACGACATGGTAGATGATTATGGTGTGGCCTCGGaagaagaaagtgatgaagatgATGAG CTCTTGCCCATTGAGAAGGCTGCGCAGAAGCAGAGAGCCCAGGAAGCAGAAACTCT GAGTCAGTGGAGTTCAGAAGACactgatgaggaggaggaggaagtagaaCATTCTCCCCAGCCAAAATTcaaaaatgatgatgaagaaaatgaagatctTCAGATCAACTTGGACAAGGATGAGAAATTTGTATTGCCCTCTGGCAAGGAGATAGAGGAAGAGA GTGCCCAGGCTCCAGATCTGCAGTCTGTACACCAGCGAATCCAGGACATTGTTGGGGTGCTGCGGGATTTTGGGGCTCAGCGAGAGGAAGGTCGGTCTCGGACTGAGTACCTGAGCCGACTTCGGAAAGACTTGGCAACATACTACTCCTATGGAGATTTCCTGATTGGCAAAATAATGgacatttttcctctttctgag cTAGTGGAGTTCCTTGAAGCTAATGAGGTTCCTCGACCCATCACTCTAAGGACCAACACCCTGAAAACCCGCCGACGGGATTTGGCTCAG GCTTTGATCAACCGTGGGGTGAATCTGGATCCTTTGGGTAAATGGTCAAAGACCGGACTGGTGGTGTATGACTCTTCTGTGCCCATTG gaGCCACTCCTGAGTACCTGGCAGGGCATTACATCCTTCAGGGTGCTTCCAGCATGCTGCCTGTCATTGCCTTGGCACCACAGGAACATGAGCGTATTTTGGATATGTGTTGTGCTCCTGGGGGCAAAACTAGCTACATAG CCCAACTGATGAAGAACACGGGAGTGATCCTTGCCAATGATGCTAATGCTGATCGTCTCAAGAGTGTTGTAGGCAATCTGCACCGTTTGGGGGTCACCAACACGATCATAAGCCATGATGATGGACGTCATTTCCCTAAG GTGGTAGGAGGCTTTGATCGGGTACTGCTTGATGCCCCGTGTAGTGGCACTGGTATCATTTCTAAGGACCCATCTGTGAAGACTAATAAG GATGATAAGGACATCAAGAGATGTGCTCATATCCAAAAGGAATTGCTTCTGAGTGCTATCGATTCTGTTAATGCTGCTTCCAAGACTGGAGGCTACATTGTCTACTGTACTTGCTCCATTACG GTAGAAGAAAATGAATGTGTGGTAGAGTATGCCCTGAAGAAGAGAAATGTACGGCTGGTACCCACAGGGCTAGATTTTGGCCAAGAGGGCTTTACCCATTTTAGAGAGCGGAGATTCCATCCCACACTTCGCTCTACCAGGCGTTTCTACCCCCATACCCACAACATGGATGGCTTCTTCATTGCCAAGTTCAAGAAGTTTTCCAATGCTATACCTCAGTCTAAGACAA GTGATGCAGTAGCCAATCCTACAGACTCCACGGACTCCAGGCTGACTAATGGACTTTCTGCAACTAAAGCCCAGGGGGTCCCCCAGCCTAAAGTCAGCCCTAAGCTTCATAAGACCAAGAAAGTTGGAAAGGCAAAGGTGCAGCAGCTAGGAGCTGCAGGGATAAAGGCCCAGCAGCAGCCGACTAAGAAGAAGACTCTTTTCCAGAATGGGAAGTCTGTTCATAAAGGCCCCCGGACTCCTACAGCAAGGACTCCCAGCTCCAGCCATCGCCCCCCCAGGAAGAAGCAGAAGGCTCAGAGCTGA